GAAAACCCACCGACCCGTAAGGCGTTCCTTGGAGTTTACTTTATTAACAAATACCTGTTACTCGACCTCCTGTACGACACCGTGCCATCCGGGAAGTACGACTTACTCTTGGATGTTGTAGTACCGAACTTATCCAGACTCCGCGTTTACGCGTACGAGTTCAAGGGTTACTGGAGGAATGTCAAAAAGGGTATCCTGGAGTATTACAGAATCAACATGGATGTTTTGAAAAAGGAAGTACGCGAAGAACTCTTCTTAAAAAACGGCAAGGTGTACACCAAATTGAAAGACTACCCCCCGGCAAAGTTCACTGGAACAGCTAAGGTTTCCAACTCGCTCGTGTCCGATGGTTGTATCGTTTCCGGTGTGGTGAAGAATTCCGTACTATTCAGGGGGGTCGTTGTCAGGGCTGGGGCTCGCGTGGAGAATTCCATCGTGATGCAGGACACAGTCATAGAAGAGGGGGCCTACGTTAAGAACGCTATCATCGACAAAAACTGCGTTATCCGTGCGGAACAGTCCCTCATCGGCGATTTCGAGCCTGTCGTTTTGGAAAAATGGATGGTAGTTTAGGGGGCGTTTCGTATGAAAAACGTTGTTGCGCTCATACTTGCCGGTGGGCAAGGGACAAGGTTAGGTGTGCTGACGGAGAAGATTCCAAAACCAGCCGTTCAATTCGGGGGAAAGTACAGGATCATAGATTTCACACTGAGTAACTGTGTTAACTCTGGGATATATCAGGTCGGTGTACTGGCGCAATACCGTCCCCACTTGTTGAACAAGCATATCGGAATCGGTAAGCCCTGGGATTTGGACAGAAAAGGTGGCGGGGTCACGATACTGCAACCGTATTCAACGCTCAAGGAGAGTGTTTGGTACAAGGGAACGGCCGATGCCGTTTATCAGAATATCGAATTTATCGAAGAGTACAAACCTGAGTACATCATCGTTCTTTCGGGAGATCACATATATTCGATGGACTACAGTGAATTCGTGTACTATCACATCTCGAAAGGTGCGCTTGCCACCATCGCGTGTATGGAGGTACCGATAACCGAAGCGCACAGGTTCGGTATCATGATAACAGATATCGACAACAAGATCATCGAATTTGAAGAAAAGCCGAAGCGGCCAAGATCAAATCTCGCATCCTTGGGAATTTACGTCTTCAGTTGGAACTTCATAAAAGAAGTACTGATCGAAGATGCGAAGGATGAATCGAGCGACCACGATTTTGGTAAGAACATCATCCCAAAAATACTGACAACCGGCAGAGTCTACGCATTCCCGTTCGAAGGGTACTGGAGGGACGTTGGAACCATACTCTCCTACTGGGAGGCGAATCTTGAACTCACAAGACCCATTCCTCCGTTCAACTTGTACGATCCAAACTGGCGGATCTACACGAAATCCGAGGAAATGCAACCAGCTTACATCTCCGAGACTGGTGAAGTGAGAAATTCGATCATCAGCGAGGGTTGTGAAATTCACGGCTATGTTGATAATAGCGTCATCTCCCAAGGCGTCATTATTGGTGAGGGTTCCGTGATACGAAACAGTGTGCTGATGACAAAAGTTTGTGTTGGTCGTAACGTTGTTATAGAGGACGCGATCATAGCCGATAACACGGTGATCGGCGATAACTGCAGGATAGGTTTGGGAAAGTTTGCGGAGAGTAAGTACGATAAAAAAGTCTACGATTCTCATATTACTGTCATCGGAATGGATAGTCAAATAGGTGAGGGATGTGAATTTGGAAAGAACGTTGTCGTAGGTAACGATACGATCGTACCGGCCGGTACCAAGATCGAGAGTGGAGGATTCTTCTTCAAGGGAGTAAATGAAAGGTAGAACACCTGAACCAGGAGTGAGCCTGCATGGATCTTTATTTCATCAAAGTCAGGGCACGAAGCAAGGGCACGGCAGAGGAAATAATCGGATACTTTTTTGGAAAAACGAACAGTGCTCCGGATTTTGATTTCTTAGTTGTACCCCTGAGGTATTCAAACATGCTTGATCAATTCACCTTGGAAGAAAATTTATCCGAGTTCAAGGACAAACTTGCCAAACTCAAAGAGAAGCTCAAGACTCAAACCAGTGTTGGGGATGTGACGTTAGCGTTCGTTTCGTACCTCAATAACGTAATGAACCGTCGCGGTAAAATCCCGCTTGGAATAGAATTCACAACCGCCATAAAGGAAGGCGATGAGGAAGTTTTGAAAATCATAATTGCCGATCTCCTCGAAGAGTGGAGTCCAAAGATGGAGGTTTTCCTCAAGGCGGAGGCGTTAACGCTTGAAGAATACTCCGCACTAACTTTTTTCGATATTCAAGAAGATTTTTCCGATGCAGTGGTTGCGCAAGTTTACTCAAGGTCAGATGTTGCAGACTTGCCTGAGGTTTTTCCAGTCATTGATCCAATAAATGGCGTAAGTATCGTTCAATTTGACGTTGGTGACAAGATTCCAATAGTTGTCCTCAACTACGGTAAGTACGAATCGGCAATTAAAAGCAAGATACCTGACGTGGACACCGCAAAAAAGGCGATAGAGGGGACTATTGTGAGCAAAGAGCTGGTGAAGATTAAAGGCGGGACGTTGTACCTTGTGAAGGTTGAAATCGCCGACGGTATAGTTGGAAAGGGATTGATCAGTCCCGCTCTGAAGATATTGACCGATGAAGCGTACTTTCTCAAAAAGCGCTCAACTGCTGTGAGGGAACAGAGTGAACGTCAACCGGGCGTTAAGGAGATCAAGCTGCAAGTTCCGCCAACGACCGGGAACGAGTTACTCATAGCGTTCATGACGACATTACTTGTCACCGGTGCGTTACTCATCATCGTCTACATATTCACTAAATAAGGGAGGTAATCGCAAGGTTGAAGATTAAAAAATTATCGAACGAATACGTAGATGAAGTTGCAAAGCTCGTTTACTTGGAAAAGCAGGACTTTTACGATGATCTCTTCGGGACCGATGCGCTCAAATATATTGTGAAAGCTCTGAACAATGACATTCCACCCTTTCTAAAAGACCACAGCCTTGTGGCGTTGGAAAACGAAAAGGTGGTTGGTACACTCCTCTTTGCGGACAAAGCGTCATTCAGACACGGTTATCAGAAATGGTTGAAAGTTTTGGGGCTGAAGATTTTTCCCGTTGGTAGTAAGATGATATACATAATCCAAAGGTTGCTCCTGGAATTCGGGGTCGATGACCTCTACATAGTGGCACTCTCGGGTAGCGTTAGGGAGTACCTCCTGCACGCTTTCATCAAACAAAACAGATACAGGAAGGTCATAGTTGATACGACAGACGAGGCTTTTTACGCAAAGTTTGGGTTTCACGAAGGAACGCCCGTACACAATAAGCTGAAGAGGTTTGAAAAACTATGCGATTATGAAACGTTGTCTGGAATTGGATGGGATACTCACCCTCTTGTTAGCGGTCGTGAACTTGTGCTCGGTGGTGTGAAGATCGAAAGTCAGGTTGGTTTGGATGGTCACTCCGACGCTGATGTTTTGTGTCATGCGATTATCGATAGCTTACTTGGGGTGTCTCTCAAAACCGACATAGGGCAGATCTTCCCGGAAACGGCGGAAAACAGAAATAGAAACAGCCTGGAGATGTTGAAAGAAGTCGTTCAGAAGTTGAACATCGATGGGTACTTTCCCTCCTCGATAGACTGTGTTATAATCTCACCGATAAAGCTGAGTGTTTATAGAGAGAGGATGACTGAAAAAATCGCGAGCGTCACCAATTGCCCGGTATCGATAAAGTTCAAGTCCGGTAACGGGGTGTACCCCGAATCTGAGTTCAAAGGTATCACTGCTATCTGCATCAGTAATGTGGAGAAAATATAAAAAAATCCAAATAAACTCAGTTAACAGGAAGCGGAGGTGGAGCTATGGTGAACTCGTTCCTTAAGACTGCGGAGGAAAAGATGAAGAAATCTGTTGAAAAGATAGCCGAAGAATTGAAACACTTGAGGACCGGACGTGCTTCTCCGGCTGTTCTCGAAGAAATCAAGGTCGATTACTACGGTGTACCAACACCGATACTCCAGGTTGCGCAGGTAACAACCGAAGAAAGGCAGCTTATTATAAAACCGTGGGAACGCAACCTCTTGAGTGCCATTGAAAAGGCCATTCTTGCGAGCGACCTTGGATTAACACCGGTTAACGATGGGAACGTTGTGAGAATAGTGTTCCCGACGCCAACGACCGAACAAAGGCAAAAATGGGTCAAGAAGGCCAAGGAGATAGTTGAAGAGGGGAAGGTGGCGGTCCGAAATATCAGGCGCGACGTACTCAAGGATGTGAAGGATAAGAAGAAAGAGGGCGAGATCTCCGAAGATGATGAAAAGAGACTTGAGAAGGAGATACAGAACCTAACTGACAAGTACATTGCCGAACTTGACAAACTCTTTGAAAAGAAGGAAAAGGAGATAATGGAATTCTGATGGCCACAGTAAGAAAAGAACCACCGAGGCACATCGCGTTTATAATGGATGGTAACGGCCGATGGGCAAAGGAGAAAGGTAAACCGAGGACTTACGGGCACTACGTTGGTGCATACAAGATCGAGGACGTCGTTAGGTGGTGCGCCCAACGTGGCGTTGAGTTCGCCACCTTTTACGCCTTTTCGACGGAAAATTGGAAACGGCCTCTGGACGAAGTGAAGTTTTTATTCAACCTGCTCGTTGAAAAGATAGGAGAATTCTATGAACGGATGAACAAAGAAAAAGTAAGGTTGAGGTTCATAGGAAGAATAACCGAACTGCCCGATGCGGTGAAAGAGAAGTGCTTAGAGTACGAGGAGAAGACGAAAAACAACGACAGAATACAGGTAATCATAGCGTTGAACTACGGTGGTCGTGCCGAAATTGTAGATGCGGTGAAAAAGATTGTTCAATCCGGTTCGGTTAACATAAATTCTTTGAATGAAGAGAATTTCCGAAACTTTTTGTATGCACCGGATGTACCGGACCCGGACTTGGTAATCCGGACATCTGGTGAACAACGGATTAGCAACTTCCTACTTTGGCAAATTGCTTACAGTGAACTTTACTTTAGTCCAGTGTACTGGCCCGATTTCAGCGAGGAAGAACTGGACAAGGCGATAGCTTTTTACATGAGTAGGGACAGAAGGTTCGGGGGGATTGGGGAAAGATGAGTAATTTAAAGGTCGAGACCGTCCAACGCGTCGTGAGCGCTCTCATCGTAGCCCCGTTCGTTGTTCTGTGCTTTATCTCGTACAACAGTCTGGTCGGTCTTGTTGCGGCAATCGTTATGATTTCGAGTGGGGAATTTTTCTACACAACGCTGAAAAAACACGGCGCGTGGTTAATGGTCGTTTACACGGCAATAGTTTCGGCATTTCCTATTCTGTACGGAACATTTTTCCAAGATAGGCCTATGGAATTGCTCGCTTACGTGTACATTGCCGGAATAGTCTTCACACTGGCACAAGTTAAGAACAGAGAGATAGTTACGGAGATTTATTTCGCCTTCACTACAGCTCTTGTTTATATCGCGTTTCTGCTGTCGTTTTTTATCCCGTTGTACGCGAAATTTGGTGCCGATGCAGCGTTGCTAACGTTAACTTTGAGTTGGTCGTACGATAGCTTCGCCTTCGCTTTTGGCATGTCAACTGGCGGGAAGCACAAACTGGGAAGCTATTACAGTCCCAACAAATCCTGGGAAGGTTTGTTTGGTGGAATTTTTGGTACAATCTTGTACATAATCTTGTACCAGAACCTTGCGAGGTTGTTCTTCAACTCGGATTTGAAACTTTCCTTCCCGATCGTTCTACTCATCGCGGCGGTGACCGCGATTTTCGATACCTTTGGTGACATCTTTGAATCGTCCATCAAGAGACACTACAACGTGAAGCACATGGGAAACTTACTTCCGGGACACGGAGGTATGCTTGATCGGATAGACGGTCTTTTATTCATAACACCGGTTGTGTACACGATATTTATGATCTTCGGCTGAAAATGATAACTCGGAGGTGCGATGATGAGATACATGACGAGCGAAGAGATACGAGAATCGTTTCTTTCTTTCTTCGAATCGAAAGGGCATAAAAGGTTACCAAGTGCATCGTTGATTCCGGACGATCCACAGCTTTTGTTTACCGTCGCTGGTATGGTACCTTTCAAGCCCATATTCTGGGGTAAAGTGGAACCGGTGTACACGAGGGTCACAACCTGCCAAAAATGTGTGAGGACGAACGATATAGAGAACGTGGGTAGAACCCCAAGGCACCACACTTTCTTCGAGATGCTCGGGAATTTTTCCTTCGGAGATTATTTCAAGAGAGAAGCGATCGAATGGGCTTGGGAATTCGTTACTCAGGTTCTCCAGATGCCCGAAGAGAAACTGTGGGTATCGGTGTACGAAGAAGACGATGAGGCTTTCGAGATATGGAGAAGCGTAGGTGTCCCGGAGAGAAAAATCGTTCGAATGAGCAAGGAGGACAATTTCTGGGGGCCGGCCGGTCCCACGGGTCCGTGCGGTCCGTGTTCGGAGATCTTCTACGATACGGGTGTGGAAGTACCGGTTCCAGAAGGTCAAGAACCGACACCGGCTAACACGGACGGTCGATTCATAGAGATCTGGAACCTGGTCTTTACGGAATTTTACCAGGACGAGGAAGGTAAACTCCATCCACTGCCCAAAAAGAACATTGATACCGGTGCGGGCTTAGAACGCATCGCGGCTATGATGCAGGGGGTTTACTGGAACTTCGATACGGACCTTTTCAAACCAATCATCGACCGGATCCAGGAGGTCCTTAACGTAAAATACAAGGAAGATCCGAAGAAGGACGTTTCGATTCGGGTAATAGCTGATCATGTCAGGGCCGTCACGTTCATGATAACCGACGGTGTCCTGCCTTCGAACGAGGGACGTGGATACGTGCTCAGAAGGGTATTACGGAGGGCCCTCAGGCACGGGGTACTCCTTGGTGCCAAAGAGCCGTTCCTCTATAAAATCGTCGAGAGTGTCGTTTCCAAGATGAAGTCCGTTTATCCGGAGCTTCTTGACAAGCGTTCCTTCGTGGAAAATGTGGTGAAAAACGAGGAATTAAGATTTATTTCGAACTTGACCAGAGGTACGGAGATGGTACACAAAATCGCTTCCAGCACGGGTGGTAGGATCTCCGCTGAAGATGCGTTCAAACTTTACGATACCTACGGTTTCCCGATAGATATCCTCAAAGATATCGCACGCGAGAATAATTACGCGTTGGACGAGGAAGGCTTTGAAAGGTACCTGGAAGAGCAAAGGGAACGCTCGCGGAAAGCGCAAGGGGAGGTAGAATTTGCTGCGAAAACCGGGTACGAGGGAATTGACCTGGAGACCGTATTTGTCGGGTACGACACGTTGGAGTCAAAATCGAAGGTTTTAAAAATCAAGTTTGGCGATCAATTTGTTGAATCCGCACGCGACTGTGACTGCGAAGTGGTTCTTGATGTCACGCCCTTCTACGCGGAGAAAGGTGGACAAGTTGCGGATACCGGGGTCATAATTGGAAGGGACGGAAAATTCGAGGTACATTATGTTTATTCGCCGGTAGAAGGCGTGATCGTTCACAAAGGTCGTTTGAACGGAAGCTTGTCCATTGGTGAAGAGGTCCAAGCACGCGTGGATGAAGGAAAGCGTAAAGCGACGATGCGAAACCACACAGCCACGCATCTACTCCACGCGGCTTTGAGAAAGGTACTTGGTACACACGTTCGACAAGCCGGTTCTCTTGTTGAACCTGCACGCTTGAGGTTTGACTTCACACATTACCAGGCTTTATCGGATGAGGAAATAGCCGCAATAGAGGATTTGGTGAACGAAGTAGTGCTTTCCGCAATCCCCGTTGAGATCGAGGTGAAGCCGTACGATGAGGCGGTAAAAGAGGGAGCCATCGCCCTGTTCGACGAAAAGTACGGTGATTTCGTAAGGGTGGTAAAGGTTGGTGATTTTAGCGAGGAATTGTGCGGTGGAACGCACGTGAAAAACACCGGCGAGATTGGTCTCTTTAAGATCGTCTCCGAAGGAGCCGTGAGTGCTGGTGTACGTAGGATAGAGGCGGTTACTGGTTTGAACTCGCTGAAGTTATTCCGTACTTTGGAAACGAGGATAAGATCGATCAGGGGGATCTTTGACGTTCCTGAGGAACAGCTGGTGGAAAAAATTCAAAGGTTGGTTGAAGAGAGAAAACGGCTGGAAAAGGAAGTATCCGAACTCAAGAGGAAGGCAATCAGCGTTGAGGATATAATTGCTAATGCTAAAGAATACGGTGGTGTGAAATACGTCGCGCACGTGTTTGATGGCGTCGAGCCGGAAGTACTCAAACAGTTAGTCGATGACCTTTCCGATAGGCTGAAGGGACCGGTACTCCTTATTTCGAAACTCGAGGGCAAAATACTCTTCGTTGTTAAGGTGCCGAAGGAACTGACCTCGGACTACCACGCTGGGAACATTGCCAAGGCCGTGGCGCAAGTCCTGGGTGGTGGCGGCGGTGGAAGTCCAACCTTCGCACAAGCGGGTGGAAGGTCTGTTGACATGATTCCGAAGGCGGTTGAAACTTTCGAAAAAATCGTCAGAAAGGAAGTGTAGTAATGTTCGGTAGACTCGACCTTGGTATCGATCTTGGGACTGCGAACACCCTCGTGTACGTTAGAGGTAGAGGAATAGTAGTCAACGAGCCATCCGTGATCGCGATAAACGTGGAAACGAACGAGATCGTCAAAGTTGGTGAAGAAGCAAAGAAGATGATAGGCAAGACACCGTCCTTCATCCAAGCCATTCGACCACTAAAAGACGGTGTTATCGCGGACTACGACGTTGCTTTGGCTATGCTTACCTATTTCATAGCTAAAGCCCAAGATAGGTTCTCCTTTTTCAGACCACGCGTGGTGATCGGGGTTCCGGTCGGTGTCACCGAGGTGGAGAGTCGGGCACTGCTCACAGCTGGTAAAGAAGCCGGTGCGAAGAAGGTCTTCCTCATTGAAGAACCCATGGCAACGGCACTTGGTGCAGGATTGCCCGTTGAAGAGCCGCAGGGACACATGGTGATCGACATCGGCGGTGGTACCACGGAGGCCGCGGTCATCTCACTTGGTTCGATTGTAACGTGGTCTTCCACACGCGTTGCTGGAGACGAGTTCGACGAGGCAATCATCCAGTACGTTCGTGAGGTTTACCGTGTAACCATAGGCGTTCGAACTGCCGAGAGAGTCAAAATAGAGGTCGGTAACGTATTTCCGTTGAGGGAATACGATGAGCTCCAAACGGAGGTCGTTGGCATAGAACTCTCCTCTGGACTGCCGAAGAGACTCACGCTCACCGGTGGTGAAATCCGGGAAGCGATAAAATCAACCGCGATGCAAATTGTTGAAACTGCCAAGGCAACACTCGAAAAAACACCTCCGGAGTTGGTAGCCGATATCACCGAGCGTGGTATCATTGTCTCCGGTGGTGGTTCATTACTGAGAGGGATTTGCGAACTCATCTCCAAAGAAACAGGTATAAACGTTTACAGGGCCGAAGACCCGATGAGCTGTGTGGCACGTGGGGCTGGAATGGTCTTGGATAAAATGGACATACTTGCGAGGTTGAAGAGTGTAGAATGAGGGAAAACGTTCTTGCCACAGTTTCTATGGTTTTACTACTCATCCTTCTGCTCGACGTGTTCACCGAAAACGTGTTTTCAACTATCGTTGCCGAAATTTTGGCCAAAATTTCGTACCCACTGTACATTTCCAGAGAGTATTTGGAAAGTTTCTTTGAAAAAAGGCCAACCACCATAAACGTCACACTGTTCGGAAAACGCGAAGACGTACTGGTGATATTGAGCGAGGATACGAACGGGTTTTACGTGAAAGACCTCGAAACGAGGGGTCTGGTTATAGAACCACGTTCAAGGCAGTTGATAGGTTTTGTTGAGCGTACGGGAAAGATCGGTTACGTGAGAAAATGGTGGGAGTCGGAGTTTCCAGTAACGGTGGAGAGCTCGGAAACCAGGGTGGTGGGGTTTTACAGAAAACTGAGGATCGAGATCCCGGATCCGCAACTGGAAGTCGCCGGAAAGGTTTACTTAGCCGATAGTGAAGAGTACGGTAGGCTCTTGAGAGCTCACGACATATCGATAGGTACCTTCAATGATGGTTACTTCCAGCCGAAAATACCAAGGATTCCAAAATACGTGATCGTCTTACCTTCGTACGAAGAGTATGACGAAGGAGCCCGCAAATAAAAGAGGGGGGAAACGAATGTACGAGGAACTTTCAAAAGAGCAGCTGATCCAAAAAATTCACGAACTGGAAGACGAAATTGCACGACTGAAAATGAGGGAGAACGAGCTCGAAATACTATTGAACGAGTATTCAACAATTATGAAGAAGCAGTTCGAAGTTTTTGACGATTTTATCAGGGACGTTGGGACGAAACGCATGATCGACCCGCTGACAAGGGTCTATTCTCACGAGCACATCATGAAACTCATCTCATATTATCACCAGAAGGCGTTCGAAGAGAATTTCGAATACGCCTTGGTTACTGTACGAATAAACAATTTTGAAAGTATGGAACAGATCGAAAAAGAGCAAGCGCTTTTGAGTGTCGGTAAGCTTTTAAAGGAACTTGTCAGGGTTCCGCTTGACAGCGTCGGAAGGTTAAGCGACGACACGTTCATAGTGTTGCTTACCGAGATAAGCAGGGAAAACGCGCTGAAGGTCAAGGAACGCATAGAGAATGCACTTGCTATAAGGAACATCGACTGTAGCATAAAGTTTTCCAGTTATCCAAAGGATTCAACAAACCTTGAGGAGCTCGTAAAGAAGGTTTTCTGAAGATCGGTTGGAGTTTACAGTTCAAAAGTAATCGCGGCTTGGTTGAGCAAATAAGACGAAGGTGAGGAGCGCAGTATGGGTAGCATTGTTGTGTCAAAGAGTGTTTTATCCGGTGAAGTGGAAGTCTCCGGTGCGAAGAACTCCGCACTGCCACTTTTGGCAGCCACCATACTAACGGACGAGGAAGTCATTTTAAACAAAGTCCCGCATTTAGCCGATGTGGAAACGATGTTCGACATCCTCAGAACTTTGGGTAAGAAAGTGCAGTACGACAGAGATTCCGGGGTTGCCCGGGTTTCCGGTGCCGTGGATAAGGCACACGTACCCTACGATTTGGTGCGGAAAATGCGTGCCTCGTTCAACGTGATGGGGCCACTGACGGTGATGCTTGGTGAGGCGAGCACGCCACTTCCCGGTGGTTGCGCCATTGGGGTTAGGCCTGTTGACTACCACATCGAGGGACTTAAAAAATTGGGCTTTGAGATTTTCTTCGAGCACGGTGAAATCAGGGCTCGAGTTGGAAAGAAGGATGAGTTTGTCGTCGTTCATCTACCGTTTCCGAGTGTTGGCGCCACCGAGCACATCATGAGCGTGGCGACGTTGCTGCCAGGAACGACCGTCATCGAAAATGCGGCGATGGAACCCGAAATAGTGGATTTGCAGGATTTGCTCAACAAAATGGGTGCAAGAGTTCGGGGAGCTGGTACGAGTAAAATAATCGTTGAAGGAGTTGAAAAGCTTCACGGGTGTGAGCATACCATCATTCCGGACAGGATAGAGGCCGGAACCTACGCCATAGCGATCCTTTCCACAGGCGGTGAGGGACAAGTAAAGAACGTCGTTCCAGAACACCTTGACGCGCTGTGGTCGGTGCTCGAACGCTCAGGTGCTTACGTCAAGAGGGGAACGAACTACGTATACGTAAAATCACCCGGCAAATGGCATGCGTGCGATGTGAACGTCCTGCCTTATCCAGGATTTCCAACCGATTTGCAACCGCAAATCGTTGTTTACCTCTCAACAGCGCAGGGTACAAGTACTGTAACGGAAAACGTCTTCAAAACGAGGTTTGCACACGTTGCCGAGCTTGTTAGAATGGGAGCGAACATGAAGTTGAAAGACAACACGTTGATAATCGAAGGGGTCGAAAAACTACAGGGAGCCACCGTGATGGGTACGGATCTCAGGGCAACGGCCGCACTCGTGATCGCCGGTTTTGTCGCCGAAGGTTCGACAGAGGTTACCCAGGTGGAACACATCTTCAGAGGATACGAGAGGGTTATAGAAAAGTTCAGGGGGCTGGGAGGTGTTCTCGAGTACAGGCCCGGAGGTGTGCCAGAAATTTGAAAAAGCTTGAACGTGTTGAAATCGCAACTACGGTGTTAAGACTTAGAAGAAAGGTAGTTTTATTTCTGCTTGATACATTTCTGATGTGCCTGGCCGGAGTCATGGCACTATTTGTTAGGTTTGGAACCAACTTCAATGAAATAAAGAAATTTTACAGTGGTGTAGTCGCACTTATCGTCTTCACAGCAATTGCAAATTTGCTGAACGGAAGCTACAAAATAGTGTGGCGCCACGCCGCCTCAAGGGACT
This region of Fervidobacterium thailandense genomic DNA includes:
- a CDS encoding DUF4899 domain-containing protein, with the translated sequence MDLYFIKVRARSKGTAEEIIGYFFGKTNSAPDFDFLVVPLRYSNMLDQFTLEENLSEFKDKLAKLKEKLKTQTSVGDVTLAFVSYLNNVMNRRGKIPLGIEFTTAIKEGDEEVLKIIIADLLEEWSPKMEVFLKAEALTLEEYSALTFFDIQEDFSDAVVAQVYSRSDVADLPEVFPVIDPINGVSIVQFDVGDKIPIVVLNYGKYESAIKSKIPDVDTAKKAIEGTIVSKELVKIKGGTLYLVKVEIADGIVGKGLISPALKILTDEAYFLKKRSTAVREQSERQPGVKEIKLQVPPTTGNELLIAFMTTLLVTGALLIIVYIFTK
- a CDS encoding glucose-1-phosphate adenylyltransferase, translated to MKNVVALILAGGQGTRLGVLTEKIPKPAVQFGGKYRIIDFTLSNCVNSGIYQVGVLAQYRPHLLNKHIGIGKPWDLDRKGGGVTILQPYSTLKESVWYKGTADAVYQNIEFIEEYKPEYIIVLSGDHIYSMDYSEFVYYHISKGALATIACMEVPITEAHRFGIMITDIDNKIIEFEEKPKRPRSNLASLGIYVFSWNFIKEVLIEDAKDESSDHDFGKNIIPKILTTGRVYAFPFEGYWRDVGTILSYWEANLELTRPIPPFNLYDPNWRIYTKSEEMQPAYISETGEVRNSIISEGCEIHGYVDNSVISQGVIIGEGSVIRNSVLMTKVCVGRNVVIEDAIIADNTVIGDNCRIGLGKFAESKYDKKVYDSHITVIGMDSQIGEGCEFGKNVVVGNDTIVPAGTKIESGGFFFKGVNER
- the uppS gene encoding polyprenyl diphosphate synthase encodes the protein MATVRKEPPRHIAFIMDGNGRWAKEKGKPRTYGHYVGAYKIEDVVRWCAQRGVEFATFYAFSTENWKRPLDEVKFLFNLLVEKIGEFYERMNKEKVRLRFIGRITELPDAVKEKCLEYEEKTKNNDRIQVIIALNYGGRAEIVDAVKKIVQSGSVNINSLNEENFRNFLYAPDVPDPDLVIRTSGEQRISNFLLWQIAYSELYFSPVYWPDFSEEELDKAIAFYMSRDRRFGGIGER
- the frr gene encoding ribosome recycling factor yields the protein MVNSFLKTAEEKMKKSVEKIAEELKHLRTGRASPAVLEEIKVDYYGVPTPILQVAQVTTEERQLIIKPWERNLLSAIEKAILASDLGLTPVNDGNVVRIVFPTPTTEQRQKWVKKAKEIVEEGKVAVRNIRRDVLKDVKDKKKEGEISEDDEKRLEKEIQNLTDKYIAELDKLFEKKEKEIMEF
- a CDS encoding phosphatidate cytidylyltransferase — encoded protein: MSNLKVETVQRVVSALIVAPFVVLCFISYNSLVGLVAAIVMISSGEFFYTTLKKHGAWLMVVYTAIVSAFPILYGTFFQDRPMELLAYVYIAGIVFTLAQVKNREIVTEIYFAFTTALVYIAFLLSFFIPLYAKFGADAALLTLTLSWSYDSFAFAFGMSTGGKHKLGSYYSPNKSWEGLFGGIFGTILYIILYQNLARLFFNSDLKLSFPIVLLIAAVTAIFDTFGDIFESSIKRHYNVKHMGNLLPGHGGMLDRIDGLLFITPVVYTIFMIFG
- a CDS encoding 2-C-methyl-D-erythritol 2,4-cyclodiphosphate synthase, which produces MKIKKLSNEYVDEVAKLVYLEKQDFYDDLFGTDALKYIVKALNNDIPPFLKDHSLVALENEKVVGTLLFADKASFRHGYQKWLKVLGLKIFPVGSKMIYIIQRLLLEFGVDDLYIVALSGSVREYLLHAFIKQNRYRKVIVDTTDEAFYAKFGFHEGTPVHNKLKRFEKLCDYETLSGIGWDTHPLVSGRELVLGGVKIESQVGLDGHSDADVLCHAIIDSLLGVSLKTDIGQIFPETAENRNRNSLEMLKEVVQKLNIDGYFPSSIDCVIISPIKLSVYRERMTEKIASVTNCPVSIKFKSGNGVYPESEFKGITAICISNVEKI
- the glgD gene encoding glucose-1-phosphate adenylyltransferase subunit GlgD encodes the protein MKVLGLILAGGRSEALGKLVHKRASAALPVFGKYRAIDFTLSNMVNSGIYKVGVLTQYNPRSLMDHLGSGKEWDLDRKHGGLYILQPYLGMTGEYWYRGTADAIFQNTTMLRRGDEDYVLIGSGDHIYKMTYNNLFSYHFEKGADITLIVKELDDTYDIRQYGVVVTDADGRILEFYEKVENPPTRKAFLGVYFINKYLLLDLLYDTVPSGKYDLLLDVVVPNLSRLRVYAYEFKGYWRNVKKGILEYYRINMDVLKKEVREELFLKNGKVYTKLKDYPPAKFTGTAKVSNSLVSDGCIVSGVVKNSVLFRGVVVRAGARVENSIVMQDTVIEEGAYVKNAIIDKNCVIRAEQSLIGDFEPVVLEKWMVV
- the alaS gene encoding alanine--tRNA ligase, which produces MRYMTSEEIRESFLSFFESKGHKRLPSASLIPDDPQLLFTVAGMVPFKPIFWGKVEPVYTRVTTCQKCVRTNDIENVGRTPRHHTFFEMLGNFSFGDYFKREAIEWAWEFVTQVLQMPEEKLWVSVYEEDDEAFEIWRSVGVPERKIVRMSKEDNFWGPAGPTGPCGPCSEIFYDTGVEVPVPEGQEPTPANTDGRFIEIWNLVFTEFYQDEEGKLHPLPKKNIDTGAGLERIAAMMQGVYWNFDTDLFKPIIDRIQEVLNVKYKEDPKKDVSIRVIADHVRAVTFMITDGVLPSNEGRGYVLRRVLRRALRHGVLLGAKEPFLYKIVESVVSKMKSVYPELLDKRSFVENVVKNEELRFISNLTRGTEMVHKIASSTGGRISAEDAFKLYDTYGFPIDILKDIARENNYALDEEGFERYLEEQRERSRKAQGEVEFAAKTGYEGIDLETVFVGYDTLESKSKVLKIKFGDQFVESARDCDCEVVLDVTPFYAEKGGQVADTGVIIGRDGKFEVHYVYSPVEGVIVHKGRLNGSLSIGEEVQARVDEGKRKATMRNHTATHLLHAALRKVLGTHVRQAGSLVEPARLRFDFTHYQALSDEEIAAIEDLVNEVVLSAIPVEIEVKPYDEAVKEGAIALFDEKYGDFVRVVKVGDFSEELCGGTHVKNTGEIGLFKIVSEGAVSAGVRRIEAVTGLNSLKLFRTLETRIRSIRGIFDVPEEQLVEKIQRLVEERKRLEKEVSELKRKAISVEDIIANAKEYGGVKYVAHVFDGVEPEVLKQLVDDLSDRLKGPVLLISKLEGKILFVVKVPKELTSDYHAGNIAKAVAQVLGGGGGGSPTFAQAGGRSVDMIPKAVETFEKIVRKEV